The following proteins come from a genomic window of Scomber japonicus isolate fScoJap1 chromosome 4, fScoJap1.pri, whole genome shotgun sequence:
- the plod1a gene encoding procollagen-lysine,2-oxoglutarate 5-dioxygenase 1, with product MKVSLVLLFSGFLVCALSPPTKCAEQRVPEDKLLVVTVATKETDGFRRFLRSAKHFNYTVKVLGQGEKWTGGDYMSAPGGGQKVRLLKEALEEMKDEDKIILFIDSFDLVFTSGPKELLKKFQQARHKVVFSSESLIWPDRHLEDKHPHVREGSRFLGSGAFIGYLPNIKEMVADWTGEDKDSDQLFFTKIYINPDKRKSINITLDNKCRMFQNLHGALDEVLLKFEDGRVRVRNVLYDTLPVIVHGNGPTKLQINYLGNYIPNAWTFESGCTVCHEDLYSLTALKESEYPLVMIGVFIQQPTPFVTVFFERLLKLQYPKKKLKLFIYNQEAHHERQVSSFLQNHGSLYQNVKFIGPEEGMDEAAVRNLGFDMCRKDKDCDYFFSVDVEVVLKNENTLKILIEQNLPVVAPMITRTGRLWSNFWGALSAEGYYARSEDYVDIVQGRRLGLWNVPYVSSVYLMKASLLRSELTDYKLFNSHILDPDMAYCHNIRNKGIFMFVTNMHTFGRILSTEKYETSHLHNDLWQIFENPLDWQERYIHENYTHMIKDKLIETPCPDVYWFPVFNDVACDHLVEEMEHFGKWSGGGNVDTRIQGGYENVPTIDIHMNQINYEKNWQQFLVEYIAPITEKMFPGYYTKAHFDLAFVVRYKPDEQPSLKPHHDASTFTINLALNQVGLDYQGGGCRFLRYNCSINAPRKGWALMHPGRLTHYHEGLPTTAGVRYIAVSFVDP from the exons ATGAAAGTGTCACTCGTGCTGTTGTTTTCAGGGTTTTTGGTCTGTGCACTTTCCCCTCCGACGAAATGTGCAGAGCAGCGCGTCCCCGAGG ATAAACTCCTTGTTGTGACTGTTGCAACCAAAGAAACTGATGGCTTCAGGCGCTTTTTGAGGTCAGCTAAACACTTCAACTACACTGTCAAG GTCCTTGGTCAGGGTGAGAAATGGACAGGAGGAGACTACATGTCAGCACCAGGAGGAGGCCAGAAGGTGCGACTCCTTAAAGAAGctctggaggagatgaaggatgAAGACAAAATAATCCTTTTTATTGACAG CTTTGATTTGGTGTTTACCTCCGGTCCCAAAGAACTGCTCAAGAAGTTCCAGCAGGCTAGACACAAGGTGGTGTTTTCCTCTGAGAGCCTGATCTGGCCTGACAGACACCTGGAGGACAAACACCCCCATGTCAGGGAGGGCAGCAGGTTCCTGGGCTCTGGAG CTTTCATTGGCTACCTTCCCAACATCAAAGAAATGGTTGCTGACTGGACAGGAGAAGACAAAGACAGTGACCAGCTGTTCTTCACCAAGATTTATATCAATCCAGACAAAAGA AAATCCATAAATATCACATTGGACAACAAATGCAGAATGTTCCAGAACCTTCATGGAGCACTTG ATGAGGTGTTGTTGAAGTTTGAAGATGGACGGGTACGAGTCAGAAATGTGTTGTATGATACTCTTCCTGTCATCGTCCATGGGAACGGACCAACCAAG CTCCAGATCAACTACCTGGGCAACTACATCCCCAATGCATGGACATTTGAGAGTGGATGCACAGTGTGTCATGAGGATCTATACTCACTCACAGCTCTTAAG GAGAGTGAGTACCCATTGGTAATGATTGGCGTCTTCATTCAGCAGCCCACTCCTTTTGTCACAGTGTTTTTTGAACGCCTGCTGAAGCTCCAGTATCCCAAGAAGAAGCTCAAACTCTTCATTTACAACCAG GAAGCTCATCATGAGCGTCAGGTCAGCTCTTTCCTGCAGAATCATGGAAGTCTTTATCAGAATGTCAAGTTCATCGGGCCTGAAGAGGGGATGGATGAAGCTGCGGTCCGCAACCTGGGCTT TGATATGTGTCGGAAGGACAAGGACTGTGACTATTTCTTCAGTGTGGACGTAGAAGTGGTCTTAAAAAATGAGAACACACTCAAAATTCTCATTGAACAAAACCT TCCTGTTGTGGCACCAATGATAACTCGGACTGGCAGACTGTGGAGCAACTTTTGGGGAGCCCTCAGTGCAGAAGGCTACTATGCTAGGTCTGAGGACTATGTGGACATTGTTCAAGGACGCAGGCT GGGTTTGTGGAATGTCCCATATGTGTCCAGTGTGTACCTGATGAAGGCCAGCCTCCTTCGATCAGAGCTCACAGACTACAAATTGTTTAACTCGCATATCCTAGACCCTGACATGGCTTACTGCCACAACATTCGCAACAAG GGAATCTTCATGTTTGTAACCAACATGCACACTTTCGGTCGCATCCTATCAACAGAAAAGTATGAGACCAGTCATCTTCATAATGATCTGTGGCAGATCTTTGAAAACCCATTG GACTGGCAGGAGCGCTACATTCATGAGAACTACACTCACATGATCAAAGATAAACTGATTGAAACT CCTTGTCCTGATGTGTACTGGTTCCCAGTGTTCAATGATGTTGCTTGTGACCACCTTGTTGAAGAAATGGAACATTTTGGGAAGTGGTCAGGAGGAGGCAATGTG GACACTAGAATCCAAGGTGGATATGAGAATGTCCCTACCATTGATATCCACATGAATCAAATCAACTATGAAAAGAACTGGCAACAATTTTTAGTGGAGTACATAGCACCgataacagagaaaatgtttcctgGTTACTACACCAAG gctCATTTTGACTTGGCCTTTGTAGTTAGGTATAAGCCAGATGAGCAGCCATCTTTGAAGCCACACCATGACGCCTCCACATTCACTATAAACCTTGCACTTAATCAAGTGGGCCTTGATTACCAG
- the kiaa2013 gene encoding uncharacterized protein KIAA2013 homolog — MWLQQRLKGLPGLLSSSWARRLLIGLLLFLISSWYLGAWRSWRLLRGPAGPGGAAGQCLLAEIHRWKSLVDRGEGIYSTPQEELHTPLVSGNGHILIDMDSNKLWVASSSQPGSAPVHQTEFSPRVGIHLEGTRAEAQASMLWFRKGAVLSVRCAALQSARDCITIREEFIAHRSRTNVYLQRIHINNPSDRPASLDASYDSPPFGSKFSTTVDKVEDREVTLYSGRVPVENNRMVLVVVATKKLNSRIQVSAKSEYTDNILSVVWTSEPIESSKLEETFSTLRDGAKKELGELLRASVDELVVDHQQAWMDLFISGVEMRKITDSHTPSSRTVNTTLYYILSSSTAPLLDRRLSVEERTRLESSLNYADHCFSGHATMHAENLWPERVSSTAQILQLVTLWTLTLQKRGCKVLVAAGAHGAMQGMVLSFGGLQFTENHLQFQADPDVLHNSYALRGIHYNQDLINLAVLVDVEGKPFLHVSVKQQEKPVKLYACEAGCLNEPVELTSEIKGHTFPVMVTQPITPLLYISTDLRHLQDLRHTLHLKAILAHEEHMANRYPGLPFLFWFSVASLITLFHLFLFKLIYNEYCGPGAKPLFRSKE; from the exons ATGTGGCTCCAGCAGAGGTTGAAGGGTCTGCCGGGTCTCTTATCTAGCAGCTGGGCTCGCAGACTCCTCATCGGgctgctgctcttcctcatCTCATCCTGGTACCTGGGTGCATGGCGCAGCTGGAGGCTCCTCAGGGGTCCGGCAGGGCCCGGGGGGGCCGCCGGACAGTGTCTGCTGGCTGAGATCCACAGGTGGAAGTCGCTGGTGGACCGAGGAGAGGGGATCTACAGCACGCCTCAGGAGGAGCTTCACACACCTTTAGTATCTGGTAATGGACATATTCTGATTGACATGGACTCTAACAAACTGTGGGTCGCGTCCTCTTCACAGCCCGGATCAGCTCCGGTCCACCAGACCGAATTCTCCCCGAGAGTGGGTATCCATCTGGAGGGTACCCGGGCCGAGGCTCAGGCCTCCATGCTTTGGTTCCGGAAAGGAGCTGTGCTGTCGGTCCGCTGTGCCGCCCTGCAGTCAGCCCGGGACTGCATCACCATTAGAGAGGAGTTCATCGCTCACAGAAGCCGGACTAACGTGTATCTGCAGCGAATACACATCAACAACCCGTCAGACAGACCCGCCTCCCTGGACGCCTCCTATGACAGCCCGCCCTTCGGGAGCAAGTTCTCCACCACTGTGGACAAAGTGGAGGACAGGGAGGTGACGCTGTACTCAGGCAGAGTGCCTGTGGAGAATAATCGgatggtgctggtggtggtggccaCCAAGAAGCTGAACAGCAGGATCCAGGTCTCTGCTAAATCAGAGTACACAGATAACATCCTGTCAGTGGTGTGGACCTCAGAGCCCATCGAGTCCTCCAAGCTGGAGGAGACCTTTAGCACTCTGCGAGATGGAGCCAAAAAGGAGCTGGGGGAGCTGCTGAGGGCCAGCGTGGATGAGCTGGTGGTAGATCACCAGCAGGCCTGGATGGACCTCTTCATTTCAG GTGTTGAAATGAGGAAGATCACCGACTCCCACACACCATCGAGCCGCACAGTGAACACTACTCTGTACTACATCCTGTCCTCCTCCACGGCTCCACTGCTGGACCGAAGGCTGAGTGTGGAGGAGCGAACTCGTCTGGAGTCCAGCCTCAACTACGCTGACCACTGCTTCAGCGGCCACGCCACCATGCACGCTGAGAACCTGTGGCCTGAGCGAGTGAGCAGCACCGCTCAGATTTTGCAGCTGGTCACTCTGTGGACTCTGACTCTACAGAAGAGAGGTTGTAAAGTACTGGTGGCGGCCGGAGCGCACGGAGCCATGCAGGGAATGGTGCTCAGCTTTGGCGGCCTGCAGTTCACAGAGAACCACCTTCAGTTCCAGGCCGATCCAGACGTACTGCACAACAGCTATGCTCTGAGAGGGATCCACTACAACCAGGACCTGATTAACCTGGCGGTGCTGGTGGACGTGGAGGGGAAACCTTTCCTTCACGTGTCTgtgaagcagcaggagaagcCTGTGAAGCTGTACGCCTGCGAGGCCGGCTGCCTCAACGAGCCTGTGGAGCTCACATCAGAGATCAAAGGTCACACTTTCCCTGTAATGGTGACCCAACCCATCACACCACTGCTCTACATCTCCACAGACCTGCGCCACCTGCAGGACCTCCGTCACACCCTGCACCTCAAAGCCATCTTGGCACATGAGGAACACATGGCTAACAGGTATCCAGGCCTGCCCTTCCTCTTCTGGTTCAGCGTGGCCTCGCTCATTACACTCTTCCACCTTTTCCTCTTCAAGCTGATATACAACGAATACTGTGGCCCCGGTGCTAAGCCCCTCTTCAGGAGCAAG